The Pyxidicoccus sp. MSG2 DNA segment ATGCGCGGTGAGGAGCGGGTCCAGCACGCGGAGGGCCTCCTCGGGCCTGCCGAGCTCGAGGAGGGCGGCGGCGCGAAGGGATTGGGCGTCGGGTCCCTGCTCGCTCAGGGTGTCCAGGATGTCGAGGGTCTCCTGGGGCCGGTGCCAGGCCAGATACATGGCGGCCTGCCCCAGTCTGTCGCCCAGTTCCTTCAGACGGCCCAGCTCCTTGTTGGGCAGCTCCTCCCGCCGGGCGGTTCCGTCCATGAGCTGCCCGGACGTGGGACGGTGTGCATCCGCACGTGGGTCGCTGATGCGGGGCGTATTCCGGGTGCGGCCTGGTAGGTTCCAGGCCACCTTCGTGGCGGAAGTGTCGTCGTGACGGGCTCCGCGGCTCCCCAGGACAAGGGCCAGGATGAGCGCGCAGCCCGCGGCGGCCCAGGAGACGAGGTGCCAGCGAGGGGGGCGCCCGGGGCTCCGCGGCTGGGGAAGCGGCAGCTCCCGCGAGGACTTCCGCTCTCCCTGATGGGCCATGTAGCGCGCGCCCAGGCGCTCCAGCACGAGCAGGTTGGACAGCTGCGCCTGGCAGCGGGGGCAGTCCGGGAGGTGGTCTCGGAAGGCCTCGGCCGCCGGCGGCGATAGCTCTCCGTCCACGAAGGGCACGATGTTGTCGCACAGGGTGGACATGTCAGTGGTCTCCGGGGGCAAGGAATGGCGCCAGCAAGCGCAGGAGCTTCTTGCGCGCATCGCTCAGGCGTTTGCCTACGGCGCCAATGGGGATGCGTTCGACCTCGGCGATTTCGTGATAGCGCTTGCCGGCCAGGCGCAGCTCCAGGGTCTTCCGCAGCGCCGGGCTCAGCTTCTTCATGACCGCGGCGAAGTCCTCATCCGAGATGGTGTCGGAGAGCCGGGGTGGATCCGATGGTTGTCCCACGGTCAACCTCTCCAGGGTCGGGTCCACGGCGCCCTGCTTCTCGGACTTTCGCTTGCGGCAGAGGTCGATGAAGCAGTTCGCCATGGCGGTGATGAGCCAGCGCTCGAGCTCGTTCTCGGCGGGCAGCCGCGAGAGGCTCGCGAAAGACTTCAAGAAGCGTTCGGACCCCTCTTGAACGAGATCCTCGGCGTCCGCGCGGTCCCTACAGATGTTGTAGGCCTGCCGGTACAGCCAGGGCCGTATCTCCACGATGAAGGACTCGAGCTGGGGGTCCACGCTCCTCCTCGCTGTGCTGGTTCGGTCGGCCATGGCGTCTCGTTCGCACAGGCCAACGGGGGGCGCGCACTTTATTACCAGGGGAATTTCTGCCCAGGTTTCCGGTGACGTACCTCGCCGGAGGGATGGTGGCTGCGCGAGCGGGCCGGTAACAAAAACGCCCCCCTTCCGTTGTCACCGCGCCGGGGAAATTCCCCAGGAGACATCCACCATGAGCGCAGTCCAGCCGCCGCTGGAAATCATCCTGAAGTTCACCAGCAGCCGGGGCCTTACCGCATCCAGCTCGTTCTCCTGGGAGGAACGGGAGTACTTGGTGGAGGACATGGAAGGGGCAGGAGTGTCCGTTCGTTTCCCGTGGCATGATCCCCAGCTCCGTCAATCATTGAAGGCTCTGGAGAAGGCTGAGCCCGGCTCCGAAGCGCTCGAACGGCTCGGGCGGTTCCTGCGGGACCTCCTTCGTCCGACGCATTGGGCGCTCGAGGAGCAGAGGATAGAGGTCGCGCTGAACGCGCAGCCACCTCGGCCTGTTCATCTCACCATCCGCTCCGCCAACGCAGACGAGCTCTACTACCTCCCCTGGGAGTTGCTGCCGACGAAGTCGGGCATTCCGCTCGCGGGCCTGGAGAATTGCCTCCTCCGGTACGAATGCGTCCCCGTGACGCCCAAAGTGCGGTCACGCACTCCTCAAGGACGCATCCTGTTCGCCTGGTCCGGGGCTGGCGGGTGGGTTCCAGCCGCTGAACACGAAGCGGCCATTCGCAAGGCCTGCGAGAGAGTCCAGCTTCGTTTCGATCCGAAGCTGGACGTACTCAATGAAGTGACTCGAAAGCGCCTGGTGGAGAGGTTGAATGACCCAGACCGACCGGTCACTGCTCTCCACCTGCTCTGCCATGGCACCCAGGTGGCCGATGGCGCGTATGGTCTGGCCATCAATTCGACAGAGTCGTCCGAGCCGGTAGACCGCATTGATGCCACGGAGCTCCGCGACTTGATCTTCTTGTCCCCGGGCTCCCGCTCGCTACGCCTCGTGACCCTCTGCTCCTGTCAGGGAGGGGATGCGGGTACTCCAGCGCACCTGCTTGGGGGCGTTGCCCGCATGTTCCACCAGCAGGGGGTTCCCGCTGTCGTTTCATCTCGCATGCCACTGACGGTGGATGGATCCAACATCCTTACCGAAACGCTTTATGAAGGGCTGCTCGCTCAGCAGGACATGCGCTCCGTGCTTCACACGGTTCGGAGCAGGCTCCGGAGCGAGGTGAAGTCCAGGGACTGGGTTTCGCTCCAGTTCTACGCAAAAGCAGGTGACGCGACGGCGCTCACTCCTTTCAGCGAGCCGCCGCCGCCCGCTCCGGTTTCATCTTCCCGGAAGCTCATCATCATTCGCCATGAAGCCCACTCCAAGGTCTCGGTGGATCCTGAACCGGCGGACGCCCCGGCACTCTTCGCGGGCAGGCAGCCCCGGTGGGTTGCCATTGAACAGACACAACGACTGGCTCAGCGCGATTGGAGGAATCTGCAGGACGAGGTGAGCCGGCTTGCCGCGACCGATGGTGAGCTCCGGCGGGCCTACGAAGAGCGGGACGCAGATGTGGCCTACTATGGCTTTCCCCTCGTACCGCTGGCGGCTCTGGCCGGACACCTGGCGAAGCACCGTCCGGTGCATGCCTTGGAATATGTGTCCGACCGGTACCGCTGGGAGGCGGGCACCGACACGTCCTCCCCACCCATGGAAATCGAGGTGGAGCCCCGGGACTCGGGCAGTGCCGCGCGACTGCGCGTTTCCGTCTCCGCGCCGGTCAGTCTGGACGAATGCCGGGAGGTGCTGCCCGACTCGGAGGTTGCACTGGACCTGCACTTCAAGCTGCCTACGCCCAGGCGCGGCAGTGTGCGCCGGGAGGAACAGCTCAAGGCGTATATGCAAAAAATCCAGGACACGCTCGATGAGTACATCTCAGGCAATCCACCCCGCCCCTTGAAGAGCGTGCACGTCTTCGCTGCCGTTCCCGTGAGCGTGGCATTCCATCTGGGGCGGGCACTGGCAGCGACCTGGATGCCGGAGTGCTTTGTCTACAACTACGGGAGGCTGGAGAAGCCCGCCTACAAGTGGCGGCTGAGCCTCCAGGCCGCCGAGCAGGGGCGTCGCTCCGTCAAGATTTTCAAGTAGTCGTGGAGGCAATGACACACATGGCAGATATCCAGAATCAAATCATCGACTTCGACAAGAACATCCGCCTCAGCCTGGAAACGGAGGAGAAGACGCTGAGTGAAAAGCGGGAAATCATCCTGGGCAAGCTCCGGGACAAGTTCGCGGAGATGCGGGCGGAGAAGAAGCCGGTTCCGAAGTTCACCGACTTCAACCAGGGCAGCTACGAGATGGACACGGGTATCCGGCCCGCGAACGGGGACTACGACATCGACGTGGGGCTGTGCTTCAACTGCTCCACGGCGGACTACCCGAACCCCGTCGACCTCAAGGTCCTGGTGGCCGACGTCCTGGAGGACCACACCAGGCTGGGCACGGAGATCCGGAAGTCGTGTGTCACCGTGAACTACATGGTGGATGGCAAGAAGGCCTTCCATGTCGACCTCGCCGTCTATGCCTATGACGACGCCCAGTCCGAGTCGAAGAGTCTCTTCCTCGCGAAGGGGTACCGAGACTCGGACGAGGACAATCGCTGGTGGGAGCCGTCGGACCCGCGGGGACTCATCAACTGGGTCAAGACCCGCTTCCAGGATGCCGAGCGGCAGCAGTTCCTGCGCGTGATTCGCGCCCTGAAGCGATGGAAGACGGAGAAGTTCAAGACCGATGGTCAGAACGCGCCCTCGGGCATCGGGCTCACGGTCGCGGCGGGAGAGTGGTTCCAGCCCGAGGTCTACTTCGATTCCTACGAGAGGCGGAGCTACTCCGACGACCTCAAGGCGATGCGGTACTTCGTCGGCAAGATGGTGGACAAGTTCCATTACATCGGCACGAAGGATGACGGCTCCCCGCTCTACCGTCTCAAGGTGCTGGTCCCGGTGGCCCCGCGGCTCGACATCTTCGAGAGGATGACGGATGGCCAGATGACGACCTTCCGCGACCGCCTCATCCAACTCCGGGATCGTCTGGATGAGGTGGCGAACGAGCCTGATATCGTGCGCGCCTGCCAGTTGATGCGGCAGGACTTCGGTGAGGAGTTCCCCGTCCCCGAGAAGAAGGATACCGGACGGTCCGGCGCCAAAGCCGTGGTCTCCAGCGGAGTGGCGGCATGAGCCCTGTGCCTCCGGTAGTACCGAGCCCGGCACCGATGTCGCACGAAGAGGTTCTTCAGCGCCTTGCGCGGAGCGGGTTGCTGGAGGACTGCCAGGTGGCGCGGTCACCATCGGGGGCCTCGGCGCGGCCGGAACTGTCCGGGGAGTGGACGCTGACGGGACACACGAAGCTCAGCGCCCATGTGGTGACGCTGAGCGTCCACCTTCCCGCGAAGTTTCCCTGGTGCCTGCCCGAGATAGGGCTGGAGGACGTCCAGCCTCCGGTCGTGTCACTCCCGCACCTGATTGCTCCGAACCAGCTGTGCTTTCCCGAGGATACGAACCTGCTGGACAGTGACGACCCCTATGCCATTGCGAGGGAGTCGCTCGTCTATGCCCGCGAGCAGCTGGGCCGCATGCTCGAGGGCAATCCTGGGGCGGAGTTCGCACAGGAGGCGGTCGTCTATTGGCGCTCGCGGGCCGAGGCGTCCGCGGACTGCGTCGTCTCCGCAGGAGAGTTCCCTTCTCGAATCGTGGCTCTCTTCCAGCAGGGACGGCTGCTGGCTGTCGCCGACAGCCCCGACGTCTATGGACGTTCGAGACCCGAGCGCAGCGTGCACGGACTCAAGCAGAGGGAGGCCATCTACGTCCCCCTCGGTTCCGTCGAACCCGAGCAGGACTTCCATCCCATGGAACTGACCACGCTCGCGGGCCTCCAGAAGCATGTCCGGGCCATGCCGAAAGAAGCGCGCCGCTGGCTCTCTCGGGTGCAGGGACGAGAGTTGCTGCTGGTGCTCGGGCTGCGGAGGCCGTGCGGAGAGCGTGCGTTGCTTGGCGTCCGCCTGGTGGATGTCCAGGGCGGGAATCCATTGATGGACGCAGGGGCCCAGGCCCGCGTCGAGCCTATCGACCTCCAACGCAGGGACCACGCCTTCCTCGCCCCGCGCGGTGGGGCTGGAACGGACCTGAAGAATCGCAAGGTGCTCCTCGCGGGATGTGGTGCGGTAGGTGGCTACATCGCGCTCTCACTCGCGCGGGCCGGCGTCGGGGAGCTCTCGCTGGTGGATTCGGACTTCTTCACCCTGGAGAACACGTACCGGCATGCATGTGGGATGGCGTGGCGTGGCCTCCCGAAGGTCGATGGCCTCCAGCGCGAGCTCGAGCGCACCATCCCCTATGTCTCGGTGAAGGCATACCCCGCGGAGATCGAGGCGCTCATGGCGCAGCGACCCTCGGTGCTGCGCGAGCACCACCTGGTCATCTCCGCGCTGGGTCATCCGACCACCGAGCTCTTCCTGAACCGGCGCATCTGGTCAGACGCCACGCACCCTCCCGCGTTGTTCACCTGGCTGGAGCCGATGGGGCTCGGAGGCCATGCACTTCTGACGCATCTGCATGCAACACGGGGGGCCGTGCGCGGCTGTCTGAAGTGCCTCTACGCGCGCACTCCGGGGGGAGGTGCCATCAGGAATCGCGCCTCGTTCGCGATGCCGGGGGCCAGCTATACCCGTGACCTGCTGGGCTGTGGCAGCAGATACCTTCCTTTCTCGGATCTCGATGCCCAGCGCACCGCGGAGCTGGCCACTCGCCTCGCGCTGCAGGCGCTCCGCGGCGAGGCCGTGGGCGCCCCGTTGCTGTCATGGAAGGGGGAACGCAAGGCGTTCGAGCAGGAGGGCTATACGGTCACCCCACTCTATACGGCGGAGCCTGACCCCTCCGGATACGTCCGTGAAGACTGCCCGGAATGTGCCCCGAGATGAGTGCCGAGGAGGGGAGGGTGTTCCGGCGCAAGGGCGGAGCTGTGATGAAGATTGATTCCCCGGCGCTCACCATGATGCTCCGCTTCCAGCAGGTCGAAGCCGGTCAGCCGGAGGCCGGAGGCGTGCTCCTCGGGCGGCACATCGTGCGCTGCCTGGATGTGGTGATTGACGAAGCGACGTGCCCGATGCCTGGAGACCTACGCGGCCCCGTGACCTTCCATCGGAGCCGGGAGCATCATCAGCGTGTCATCGACGAACGGTGGCACAGTTCCGAGGGCACCTGCCTGTACCTCGGCGAGTGGCACACCCACCCGGAACCTCATCCCATGCCCTCACACGTCGACGTCAGGGATTGGCGCCGCCGCTTGCGCGAGGACCGGTTCGAAGGCGCGTCGCTCTTCTTCATCATCGTCGGGACCCGTGAGGTCCGGGTCTGGGAGGGAGACCGCGACTCCGGGACGCTGGTCCCGCTTCTTCCGAGAGATTCTTGAATCGCGATTGCATGACGAGGATGGGATGTACGATACGCAGAAGCACTTTGACACCTTCTACAAAGAGCACGTCTGCCTGGGACAGGAGCGCAGGGGAGAGCTCGCGGCCCATCGCAATGCGTGTCTCAAGTTGTTGGGCCAGGGGTTGCGTAGGCTGGGCGAGAAACGCCGGAGGCCGGACGGGTACCCGCAACACGTGGATGCGCTCAATCAGGGCAGCTACGACATGCGGACCCTGAACCAGCATCCGCAACGGCAGTACGACATCGACGTTGCCGTCATCTTCAGGAAGGAAGACCTGCCGAAGACAGCCCTTCGCGCGCGGCAGCGCGTGGCTGAGGCACTGCGCAGTTCCTTGCAGAGCTTTGCCACCAAGCCCCTGGCACGGACGAGTGCCGTCACCGTCTGGTACACACGGGGAGAGCACGTCGATCTGGCCATCTACCGCCAGGTGACGGACTCTGACGGGAAAACCGTCCTGGAGCACGCCAGTGCCCAGTGGAGGCGGCGAGACCCGAAGGCAGTCAGCGAGTGGTTCAGCCGGCAGAACCAATGCCTGAGTCCGGACCCGGCGGCTGGAGCTTCGGTCCGTGAATCGCAGTTCAGGCGCATCGTCAGGCTGGTCAAGACCTTCGCTCGATCGCGTGTGTCTTGGGACCTGCCCGGTGGCATGATTCTCTCGACGCTCGTTGCCGAAGTGTATCAGCCGGATCTTCACCGCGATGACCTGGCCTTCTACAAGACGCTCATTGCCTTGCGAGAGCGCCTGAAGAGGAGCCCGGAGGTCCGCTCCCCGGTTGCCGACGATGAGAGCCTGACCTCGAGCCCGCGCAGGCGTGCGCAGGTGGGGAGGCTCATCGAGAAGCTGGACTTCGTCCTCCCGCAGTTGGAGGTACTACAGGCATCGACCTGTCTCAAGGTTCAAGCCCTCACCGCCTGGTGGTGGGTGTTCAATCACGATTACTGGCGTGAGCAGGCCCGGAACGCAAGGCTCCTTCAGGCGCGCGAGGCGCCGGCCCTCCTGAGAGTCCGGGCTGCTCTCGCCAGCTCGAAGGGTGGAGAGGTCACTGCGGTCTACAAGGACAAGACGTCTGTTCCCAAGGGGGCGTGGCTTCGCTTTTCCTTGAAGAAGAAGCTCGGCATCCCCGCTCCCTTCACGGTTCGCTGGCGCATCCAGAACAGAGGCAGTGAGGCGTTGCATGCTGATGAGGTACAGCGCGAGCACGTGAGCGAAGACAAGGTGCTCTGGCAGAAGGCCGCGTATTCGGGCCGGCACTCCCTCACCTGTGAGGTCATCAAGGACGGGTTCGTGGTCGCCCGAGGTATCCGGCACGTGCGGATTGGCTGATGCCCGTGGCGGTTCCCGCGTACTCTGCGCCGCGGGAGCGTCTTTCACCTCACAAAGTTGCTCTCGACTGTGCGCTGTGAGATTCCGCGAGGCGCGCGGGTCTCAGACGGCTGACCGTGCCTGCTCTCACGTTCCGGCCTTCGTGGAGGAAACCGGATGCGAATCATGCGGTGGGCCGCGATGGGGATGGGGGCGTTGGCGCGTCTCGGAGCACTCTCAGCAGGTGCCGAGGAGGAGGAGAAGCCTTCGAGCCCCCGGGTGGACGTGTACGGCTTTGCGATGGTCGAGGACGGGGTGACGGTGCGGAAGCTCAACTACCAGGTGCTGGCGCGGCAAGACGCGCGACTGGACTCCCGCAGGCCCCGTGCGTCTCGGCCCCTCCCCGCAACCCCACCCAGGCAGTGCAGGAGTTGAAGCGCTCGGCTTAATCCTTTCACGCGTCATCTACGTTGACACTCACCGGACGCGCCTTCCTCCGCCGTGAGGGATACGGCGCTCGAGGCGGGCCTGCTGCTGGGGGAGCGCGCCGCGTGGGATGCGTGCCGGCACTTCGTTTCATCACCCCTCCCGGGATGTCGGCTCGCCATGCGCCTGCTGGCCATGGGATGGACACCTCAGGAGGTGCAGTAGTGGCTGGTTCAGCTTCTCGGGGTGCCGGAGCTCCGTGAGGACGCACTCCGAGCGCTGGCTGCCAGCGGACGGCCCGAGGCGGTGGAGGCGTGTCTGCTACTGATGCGAGAGAAGAAGGTGGCCCGCCTGGCGGGTGAGGTCTTCTCCGCCATCACCGGGGTAGTGTTGGAGGGCTCGTTCGTGCGTGGGCCACCCGAGGAGGGCGAGGACGAAGAATCGCCCATCAGCGTGGAGGCCTCGGAGGAGGCACGGGTCCTGGGCGCGGAGCGGGAACTGCCGTTGCCCGAGCCCGATGCGGTGGAAGCCGCGTGGAAGGAAGAACGGAAGCGGCTGGTCGCGGGGACTCGCTACCTGCACGGACAGCCTCCAGGCGCCGAGCTTGTCTTGAGCACGCTTCGGCGTGCACCGATGCGGCGCAGGCGTGACCTGGCCTTGGAGCTCGCCATCAGGAGTAGGGGAAAGTGGCGGGTGGACACGCGAGGCTTTGCCCACCTGCAATGGGAACTGCTGGGAAGCATGTCACCGACGGGCATGCCCCACCTCACGCGGCCATTTGGCGAACTGGCCACGCGCTGAGCCGCGGCCCCAATGCACGCCAGCGCATCGAGGCGGGCTTTCAGGCGGAGGCCGAGAGGCTTCGGCGCGTGCTGGCTCGTGCCATTCCGTGGGCGCTACGCCGCTGACGGAGTGCTCCTCCGCGCCAGCCCGAACGTTTCTTCATAAGCCTCCACCAGCGACGCCTGCGCCCGGCCCCATGGGAAGTCCCGCTCCACCCGTGCTCTGGCCCTCGCGCTCAGCGCCGGCCCCAGCGTCGCATCCGCCCGTAGCGCCTTCACCGCCTCCGCAATCGCCTTCGCCGAGCCCGGCCGGATGAGCAGCACTTCCTCCGGCCCGGCCAGCGTTCGCACCGCGGGGAGGTTGCTCGCCACCACCGGCGTGCCCGTGGCCATCGCCTCCAGCAGCTTCAGCGGGCAGCAGCCCTGCACGCAGTTGCGGTCGTTCACCGGCAGCGGCACCAGCACCACGTCACACGCGTGGTGCAGCCGCGCCAGCTCCGCCTGCGGTAGCGGCTCCAGCAACTCCACCGCGCCCGCCAGCAGCAAATCCCCACACCGGTCCATCAGCGCCCGCCGCCCGTTCCTCCTCAGTGGCCCCACCAGCGTCAGCACCGTGGGCACCTCCCGCCGCAACAGCCGGCACGCCTCGATGGCGTGGTGCACGCCCTGCCAGGACGTCATCGTCCCGCTGTACAGCAGTCGCACCGGCCGGCCCGGCTCCACCGCTCGCGGCGGCGCGTACCGGAACACCTCCAGGTCCACGCCGTTCGGAATCACGCGCACCCGCTTCGCGTCCGCCCCACGCTGGACGAGGTACTCCGCCGTCACCTCGCTCGGCGTCACCAGCAGGTCCGCGCGGGAGATGCACAGGTCCTCCTGCGCTACCAGCTTGTGCAGCAGCTCCGCGTCGTCCGCCACGTCCGGGTGGTGGTACTTCAGCTCGATGGACGGCAGCCCGTTCACCTCGAACACCAGCGCGTCCGTCAGCGCCTCCTTCCTCCGGGCCACCGGGTAGCCCTCGAAGATGGAGCGCACATGCACCACCGCGGCCCTCGGCCTCCCGCTCCACCACGCCGCCAGGTGCGAGCGGAATGACAGCGCCTGCTCCACCAAATCCCGGCCTCGCGCCTCCAGCGGGTGATACGTGACGCCCTCCGCGAGTGCGTGTGGGTCCGTGCTCGCGGTGCTGCCGTCCCGGAGCGCCAGCAGGTCCACCCCGCCGAACGCCGCGCCCAGTGCCTCCACGAAGGCCCGGATGTGCACCGCTGCCCCCTTCGGCGCGGGGAAGCGGTCGAACGACGCGTAGACGATGCCGGTGCCGGACGGGGAAGGGGAGGCCACGCCGTCGTTGCTACCGCGCTCCGCCCGTGGCCGGCAAATGAGCGCGTTTGACCCTCGCGGCAATGGACCCGTACGCTCCCCCTCCCTCCGTCGCTCCGAGGGGAGCTCCCCGCCGTGGCCATCGACTTCGACCGTTTCCGCTTCGAGCGGGTCTACCGCACCACCGCCCCGGTGCCCGTGGTGATGGCCGACCTCGGCGGCCTGCGGACCTTCGACGCGGAGATGGACCTGCGGCAGAAGACCTGGAGCCTGCGCGCTCGCATCTGCGGCTACTCGGCACTCGCGGCCGGAATCGGGGCGTTCTTTCTCCTGTCCACGGACTTCGGTGGCGTGGCCTTCCTCGGGGTCGCCGTGCTGTTCGTGGGGATGCTCGTCTGCAACGGCATCTCCTCCCGGTTCCTCAAGCTGGACCTCCAGGACCGGCGCTATGAGCTGGTGACGCGTCTCCTCCAGCGGCTGCGCAAGGACATCGCCCCGGACGAGCCCGTGACGGTGGCGCTGGA contains these protein-coding regions:
- a CDS encoding SAVED domain-containing protein; protein product: MSAVQPPLEIILKFTSSRGLTASSSFSWEEREYLVEDMEGAGVSVRFPWHDPQLRQSLKALEKAEPGSEALERLGRFLRDLLRPTHWALEEQRIEVALNAQPPRPVHLTIRSANADELYYLPWELLPTKSGIPLAGLENCLLRYECVPVTPKVRSRTPQGRILFAWSGAGGWVPAAEHEAAIRKACERVQLRFDPKLDVLNEVTRKRLVERLNDPDRPVTALHLLCHGTQVADGAYGLAINSTESSEPVDRIDATELRDLIFLSPGSRSLRLVTLCSCQGGDAGTPAHLLGGVARMFHQQGVPAVVSSRMPLTVDGSNILTETLYEGLLAQQDMRSVLHTVRSRLRSEVKSRDWVSLQFYAKAGDATALTPFSEPPPPAPVSSSRKLIIIRHEAHSKVSVDPEPADAPALFAGRQPRWVAIEQTQRLAQRDWRNLQDEVSRLAATDGELRRAYEERDADVAYYGFPLVPLAALAGHLAKHRPVHALEYVSDRYRWEAGTDTSSPPMEIEVEPRDSGSAARLRVSVSAPVSLDECREVLPDSEVALDLHFKLPTPRRGSVRREEQLKAYMQKIQDTLDEYISGNPPRPLKSVHVFAAVPVSVAFHLGRALAATWMPECFVYNYGRLEKPAYKWRLSLQAAEQGRRSVKIFK
- a CDS encoding nucleotide-binding domain-containing protein, producing the protein MYDTQKHFDTFYKEHVCLGQERRGELAAHRNACLKLLGQGLRRLGEKRRRPDGYPQHVDALNQGSYDMRTLNQHPQRQYDIDVAVIFRKEDLPKTALRARQRVAEALRSSLQSFATKPLARTSAVTVWYTRGEHVDLAIYRQVTDSDGKTVLEHASAQWRRRDPKAVSEWFSRQNQCLSPDPAAGASVRESQFRRIVRLVKTFARSRVSWDLPGGMILSTLVAEVYQPDLHRDDLAFYKTLIALRERLKRSPEVRSPVADDESLTSSPRRRAQVGRLIEKLDFVLPQLEVLQASTCLKVQALTAWWWVFNHDYWREQARNARLLQAREAPALLRVRAALASSKGGEVTAVYKDKTSVPKGAWLRFSLKKKLGIPAPFTVRWRIQNRGSEALHADEVQREHVSEDKVLWQKAAYSGRHSLTCEVIKDGFVVARGIRHVRIG
- a CDS encoding Mov34/MPN/PAD-1 family protein, yielding MKIDSPALTMMLRFQQVEAGQPEAGGVLLGRHIVRCLDVVIDEATCPMPGDLRGPVTFHRSREHHQRVIDERWHSSEGTCLYLGEWHTHPEPHPMPSHVDVRDWRRRLREDRFEGASLFFIIVGTREVRVWEGDRDSGTLVPLLPRDS
- a CDS encoding ThiF family adenylyltransferase codes for the protein MARSPSGASARPELSGEWTLTGHTKLSAHVVTLSVHLPAKFPWCLPEIGLEDVQPPVVSLPHLIAPNQLCFPEDTNLLDSDDPYAIARESLVYAREQLGRMLEGNPGAEFAQEAVVYWRSRAEASADCVVSAGEFPSRIVALFQQGRLLAVADSPDVYGRSRPERSVHGLKQREAIYVPLGSVEPEQDFHPMELTTLAGLQKHVRAMPKEARRWLSRVQGRELLLVLGLRRPCGERALLGVRLVDVQGGNPLMDAGAQARVEPIDLQRRDHAFLAPRGGAGTDLKNRKVLLAGCGAVGGYIALSLARAGVGELSLVDSDFFTLENTYRHACGMAWRGLPKVDGLQRELERTIPYVSVKAYPAEIEALMAQRPSVLREHHLVISALGHPTTELFLNRRIWSDATHPPALFTWLEPMGLGGHALLTHLHATRGAVRGCLKCLYARTPGGGAIRNRASFAMPGASYTRDLLGCGSRYLPFSDLDAQRTAELATRLALQALRGEAVGAPLLSWKGERKAFEQEGYTVTPLYTAEPDPSGYVREDCPECAPR
- a CDS encoding RNA polymerase sigma factor → MDPQLESFIVEIRPWLYRQAYNICRDRADAEDLVQEGSERFLKSFASLSRLPAENELERWLITAMANCFIDLCRKRKSEKQGAVDPTLERLTVGQPSDPPRLSDTISDEDFAAVMKKLSPALRKTLELRLAGKRYHEIAEVERIPIGAVGKRLSDARKKLLRLLAPFLAPGDH
- a CDS encoding glycosyltransferase family 4 protein, with translation MASPSPSGTGIVYASFDRFPAPKGAAVHIRAFVEALGAAFGGVDLLALRDGSTASTDPHALAEGVTYHPLEARGRDLVEQALSFRSHLAAWWSGRPRAAVVHVRSIFEGYPVARRKEALTDALVFEVNGLPSIELKYHHPDVADDAELLHKLVAQEDLCISRADLLVTPSEVTAEYLVQRGADAKRVRVIPNGVDLEVFRYAPPRAVEPGRPVRLLYSGTMTSWQGVHHAIEACRLLRREVPTVLTLVGPLRRNGRRALMDRCGDLLLAGAVELLEPLPQAELARLHHACDVVLVPLPVNDRNCVQGCCPLKLLEAMATGTPVVASNLPAVRTLAGPEEVLLIRPGSAKAIAEAVKALRADATLGPALSARARARVERDFPWGRAQASLVEAYEETFGLARRSTPSAA
- a CDS encoding nucleotidyltransferase — protein: MADIQNQIIDFDKNIRLSLETEEKTLSEKREIILGKLRDKFAEMRAEKKPVPKFTDFNQGSYEMDTGIRPANGDYDIDVGLCFNCSTADYPNPVDLKVLVADVLEDHTRLGTEIRKSCVTVNYMVDGKKAFHVDLAVYAYDDAQSESKSLFLAKGYRDSDEDNRWWEPSDPRGLINWVKTRFQDAERQQFLRVIRALKRWKTEKFKTDGQNAPSGIGLTVAAGEWFQPEVYFDSYERRSYSDDLKAMRYFVGKMVDKFHYIGTKDDGSPLYRLKVLVPVAPRLDIFERMTDGQMTTFRDRLIQLRDRLDEVANEPDIVRACQLMRQDFGEEFPVPEKKDTGRSGAKAVVSSGVAA